The proteins below come from a single Micromonas commoda chromosome 8, complete sequence genomic window:
- a CDS encoding predicted protein: protein MATAARPTTMTTLRAVGTGLEARSGRRVVTRALAVAHSPWSFAARGISDSIPTRGDDDKNAADVPSTSAGDAKDVQGTAEERANKRKDLYMMFTCGKCETRAAKGFSRQAYENGVVIVRCPGCQVQHLVADRYGWFGEPGSVEDFLKGRGETVVTGKAGTEDDDGTLEIDRAQLEAWMAKQGVGATTNEEGES, encoded by the coding sequence atggcgacggcggcgcgaccgacgacgatgaccaCCCTCCGAGCCGTCGGAACCGGGCTCGAGGCCAGATCCGGTCGCCGGGTTGTCAcccgcgcgctggcggtcgcgcactcgccgtggtcgttcgccgcgcgcgggatctCGGACTCCATCCCGacccggggcgacgacgataaGAACGCCGCGGATGTGCCTTCAACAtcggccggcgacgccaaagACGTTCAGgggaccgcggaggagcgcgcgaacAAGCGGAAGGATCTGTACATGATGTTCACGTGCGGCAAGTGCGAgactcgcgcggcgaagggttTCAGCCGGCAGGCGTACGAAAACGGCGTGGTGATCGTGCGCTGCCCCGGGTGTCAGGTGCAGCACCTCGTGGCGGATAGGTACGGTTGGTTCGGCGAGCCCGGGAGCGTGGAGGACTTCCTGAAGGGCCGGGGTGAGACGGTGGTGACTGGAAAAGCGGGCACGGAGGATGACGATGGGACGCTCGAGATTGATCGCGCGCAGCTGGAGGCGTGGATGGCCAAGCAAGGcgtgggcgcgacgacgaacgaggAAGGCGAGAGTTAG
- a CDS encoding hypothetical protein (conserved uncharacterized protein cup B007), with protein sequence MTARAGRRVRAFATLLLVAALATLAASEATASEDPNAASHAPSSSHPASTTGGAEKPHELRVGDAAPRRIAANTRRPGILKLHGYPRMLQHKMFHHLTLEIYDDGGFVANSCVLHRVVMDKESDGEVRRTKVRQRKGPGHPGLAALAGGSLNTAASNASGGPTFVATFGPFDQGVTLTPRCERWRGGAAEPLSYRVRLVASDGPDTGKIAKLVVGAALVTLAPAVSEMTLAYYGVGMALSVLAVAILIIYRVARSLPGGRAMKAGAGASAALAALVVPSEHLSAVVEGYVHLCLKPVSLVARAVYEQNPDEAGLPYALAATIVMLAGAGIGLWVVRRWMIDEVTGGVAPSVAGFACVAMRVVGVVLLQFCTLDLLSGFALVGASLAVTAADVARSWPGSTRRSSSSSSGQTRGAWSHGSGSVASRHRGGAARRILRRAGRYFSDEEDEEDEEEVDAYEETDDDLTPGMGHERGSPGLGVRRRAGSGRKTPGNRTLSVDNRDERMGDRAGRIVFGTDGPGSSRGGSFLGGVFGGGSGGHSGSARKRRSLPESMDPEPRTPPATIVGAGGAIGGGGRGASAVGGLMGLFGGGTRAEKRGTAPRRSKLGGRSVSSTVAAASNSPLPPVGMAAASRGRFLTASEFNAQSARATDAGLDELCDTPEFKRWMRDNAGRIRVTSSDSDDDA encoded by the coding sequence ATGacagcgcgcgccgggcgacgggttcgcgcgttcgcgacgctcctgctcgtcgcggcgctcgcgacgctcgcggcgagtgAGGCGACCGCATCGGAGGACCCCAATGCCGCCTCCCACGCACCGTCATCCTCCCAtcccgcgtccaccacggGGGGTGCCGAGAAGCCCCACGAGCTGAGAgtgggcgacgccgcacCCCGCCGTATCGCCGCCAACACGCGCAGGCCGGGGATCCTGAAGCTCCACGGCTACCCACGGATGCTTCAACACAAGATGTTCCACCATCTGACGCTGGAAATctacgacgacggcggcttcgtcgccaACTCGTGCGTCCTGCATCGAGTCGTCATGGACAAAGAATCCGACGGGGAGGTGAGACGGACCAAGGTCAGGCAGCGCAAGGGCCCGGGTCACCCCGGTCTCGCGGCACTCGCCGGAGGATCTCTCAACACCGCCGCATccaacgcgagcggcggtcCGACCTTCGTCGCCACCTTCGGGCCCTTCGACCAGGGCGTCACGCTCACGCCCAGATGCGAGCggtggcggggcggcgccgcggagccgCTCTCGTACCGCGTTCGACTGGTCGCGTCCGACGGGCCGGACACGGGGAAGATCGCGAAgctggtcgtcggcgccgccctcgtcaccctcgcgcccgccgtgaGCGAGATGACGCTGGCGTACTACGGCGTCGGCATGGCCCTCTCggttctcgccgtcgccatcttGATAATCTACCGCGTCGCCAGGTCGCTGCCCGGGGGACGCGCCATGaaggcgggcgccggggcgtccgccgcgctcgccgcgctcgtggtcCCGTCCGAACACCtctccgcggtcgtcgagggGTACGTCCACCTCTGCCTGAAACCCGTGTCCctcgtggcgcgcgcggtgtaCGAGCAGAACCCGGACGAGGCTGGCTTGCCctacgcgctcgccgcgacgatcgtcatgctcgcgggcgccggcatCGGCCTGTGGGTGGTTCGCCGGTGGATGATCGACGaggtcaccggcggcgtggcgccctccgtcgcggggttcgcgtgcgtcgccatgcgcgtcgtcggcgtggtcTTGCTGCAGTTTTGTACCCTCGACCTTCTCAGCGGGTTCGCCCTCGTCGGAGCGAGcctcgcggtgaccgcggcggatgtCGCCAGGTCGTGgccgggctcgacgcgccgatcgtcgtcgtcgtcgtcggggcaaacccgcggcgcgtggtCGCACGGGTCggggtccgtcgcgtcgaggcacaggggcggcgccgcgcgaaggatCCTGCGAAGGGCGGGGCGATACTtctcggacgaggaggacgaggaggacgaggaggaggtggacgcgtacgaggagacggacgacgacctcaCGCCGGGGATGGGACACGAACGCGGGTCccccggcctcggcgtgcgacgccgcgcggggtcggggaGGAAAACACCGGGTAATCGGACGCTCTCCGTGGACAACAGGGACGAACGGATGGGggatcgcgcggggcgcaTCGTCTTTGGGACGGACGGgcccgggtcgtcgcgcggcggttcgtTCCTCGGCGGAgtcttcggcggcggatccggtGGTCATTCTGGAAGCGCCCGGAAGCGGCGATCGCTGCCGGAGTCGATGGACCCGGAACCCAGGACCCCGCCCGCAacgatcgtcggcgcggggggcgcgatcggcgggggcgggcgcggcgcgtccgccgtcggtgGGCTCATGGGTCTCTTCGGTGGAGGTACAAGGGCGGAGAAgcgggggacggcgccgcggaggagtaAGCTCGGGGGCCGGTCCGTCTCatccaccgtcgcggcggcgtccaactCGCCGTTGCCCCCCGTCGGaatggccgccgcctcgaggggAAGGTTCCTCACGGCCTCGGAGTTTAACGCGcagagcgcgcgggcgacggacgcgggcctcgacgagctctgCGACACGCCCGAGTTTAAGCGGTGGATGAGGGACAACGCGGGTAGGATCAGGGTGACGTCatccgactccgacgacgacgcgtag